The following coding sequences are from one Danio rerio strain Tuebingen ecotype United States chromosome 21, GRCz12tu, whole genome shotgun sequence window:
- the LOC103909475 gene encoding uncharacterized protein, translating to MPQEEVSLAQAIASSLTLSRLPVPEPTTFTGDPLKFIDWKISFMALIDQKPFPASEKMLYLKSYLAGEARKAVEGFFYRNSEEAYQGAWAVLQDRYGSPFVVQRAFRDKLMKWPRIAANDPIALREFADFLQGCAEAMPHVKGLGILNDCEENHKLLKKLPEWMMRRWSRIVVEELDRSGEYPSFVHFTQFMQTEARIACNPIASPLLMNVKNTDERLPKRTKALNTGIQIKTSISGPPENYRPKPPCLVCKDEMHGVVKCPSFAAKTMDEKKSFIHENHLCFGCLRKGHNTKDCRRRHTCNTCGRRHPTCLHIEMDRNPLESTSKDSKATGGHSSKEIHKVMVHALTQHVSATSSIVPVLVSSTTNPQKEILTYALLDTQSDSTIVLEDLVTELNVNTQSVQLKLSTMTAVNTVIASKVACGLQLRGLNSETYIQLKQTYTRDFIPVEKSHIPTKATSLQWPHLKHLMNKLHPLQDCEVGLLIGYDCPSALAPLEVVTGNENEPFAQRTTLGWSIIGSANPHLDRCGNETFVHRVTVKEKPLAIDVLKALESDFNERSYEEKYVSQDEVRFIQLLNEKIKQKGDGHFEIPLPFKGSSPPILPNNKKLATVRLQHLKKKLMNNKQYFDHYTAFMEEILKIGDAEPAPPFSDDETVWYIPHHGVYNPKKPDKLRIVFDCSAKFRGISLNDTLLTGPDLINPLLGVLCRFRREAVAVICDIERMFHQFSVSPEVRNYLRFLWWEGGLFEREPQEYRITVHLFGAASSPGCANVCLKYLAQQHKVNYPAASAFLENNFYVDDGLTSVPTVKEAKKLIVETQELCKGAGLRLHKFNSNQSEVLSCVASSERAVNTDPLNLKPYPAAGAHILGIQWSSENDTFGFNTSVKDHSPTRRGLLSVIASLYDPLGFVAPFTLSGKHILQELCCRGIGWDDPIPENLRSRWEEWKNGLQRLKEIAIPRCYYPQNFGEIVRVELHHFADASNAGYGSCSYLRYQNNRNEIHCSFVMAKARVAPTKITSIPRLELSAAVTAARMSVMLKAELEMKIEQEFFCTDSQVVLAYINNEARRFHVFVANRVQLIREITDPNQWNYVDTAQNPADHASRGLHASAITSSSWLSGPEFLWEQDVHPMPKPSTELLTGDPEVKSIQVLSTQISDRKDILSRLSRFSTWTMLVKVVARIKRLGSKLKHHGEIVTVTERRKAAEMLYQLVQQQAFPQELKALQENFHGSTILSSSPLFRLNPILDVGLLRVGGRLTGSTLSSELKHPIILPKDSHITNLLLAHYHAQVCHQGRSQTLMELRANGFWAIGANKSVSKLIHRCVKCRKLRRPTEEQQMSELPRECCEVSAPFTFCGMDCFGPFVTKRGRKEYKRYGLIFTCLSSRAIHLEMLDDLSTDVFINALRCFISLRGAVSHLRCDQGTNFVGAKNEFKEAPKQCDTEALKAFLADKQCEFTFNAPSASHAGGVWEQQIRTIRSVLNVTVAQCSGRLDDASLRTLFYEAMAIVNSRPLNVDGINDPMAPEPLTPNHLILMKSKVALPPPGKFVKEDMYAVKRWRRVQYLTEQFWSRWKKEYLMNESTRQKWHVPRRNLKVNDIVIIKEDSLPRNQWQLGRVVETTEGSDGLVRRVKVQAGERKLTQKQTHCSKPTIIERPIQKLVLLLEDE from the coding sequence ATGCCTCAGGAGGAGGTGAGTCTTGCTCAGGCAATTGCAAGCTCACTTACTTTAAGCCGACTACCAGTCCCAGAACCAACTACATTCACTGGTGACCCCTTAAAGTTTATAGACTGGAAAATATCTTTCATGGCCCTAATTGATCAGAAGCCCTTCCCTGCTAGtgaaaaaatgctttatttaaagAGTTATCTTGCTGGAGAAGCGCGCAAAGCTGTTGAAGGATTTTTCTACAGAAACTCAGAAGAGGCATATCAGGGTGCCTGGGCAGTTCTACAAGATCGATATGGAAGCCCATTCGTAGTCCAAAGAGCCTTCAGGGACAAGCTCATGAAGTGGCCCAGGATAGCCGCAAATGACCCCATTGCATTAAGAGAGTTTGCAGATTTCCTTCAAGGTTGTGCCGAAGCCATGCCTCATGTTAAGGGTTTGGGTATTCTAAATGATTGTGAGGAAAATCACAAGCTCCTTAAAAAACTGCCTGAGTGGATGATGCGCCGGTGGAGTCGTATTGTTGTAGAAGAGCTAGACAGATCTGGAGAATATCCAAGTTTTGTGCATTTCACACAATTTATGCAAACTGAGGCCCGCATAGCGTGTAACCCCATTGCCTCCCCACTCCTAATGAACGTTAAAAATACAGACGAGAGACTTCCTAAGAGAACTAAAGCACTTAACACAGGCATTCAAATAAAAACTTCCATCTCAGGTCCTCCTGAAAATTACAGGCCAAAACCACCTTGCTTAGTTTGCAAAGATGAAATGCATGGTGTTGTTAAATGTCCATCCTTTGCAGCAAAGACTATGGATGAaaagaaatcatttattcatGAGAATCATCTATGCTTTGGATGCTTAAGGAAGGGGCACAATACCAAAGACTGTAGAAGGCGACACACCTGCAATACATGTGGTCGACGTCATCCAACCTGCTTGCACATAGAAATGGACAGAAACCCTCTTGAATCGACAAGCAAAGATTCCAAAGCAACTGGAGGTCACTCAAGCAAGGAAATCCACAAAGTGATGGTCCATGCATTAACACAGCATGTTTCTGCAACCTCTAGCATAGTACCAGTTCTTGTGTCATCAACAACAAATCCCCAGAAAGAAATTCTCACTTATGCCTTACTTGACACTCAAAGCGACTCAACTATTGTCTTGGAAGATTTGGTCACCGAATTAAATGTAAACACCCAGTCAGTGCAACTTAAACTTAGCACAATGACGGCTGTCAACACAGTCATAGCAAGTAAGGTTGCCTGTGGTTTACAACTTCGGGGACTTAACTCTGAAACTTACATCCAACTAAAGCAGACCTACACAAGAGACTTTATTCCAGTTGAGAAGTCTCACATCCCTACTAAAGCTACGTCTCTCCAGTGGCCTCATTTGAAGCATCTAATGAACAAGTTGCATCCACTTCAAGATTGTGAGGTTGGTCTGCTAATTGGTTACGATTGCCCATCAGCACTGGCTCCTTTGGAGGTTGTCACAGGCAATGAAAATGAACCTTTTGCTCAAAGGACAACGCTAGGCTGGAGCATAATAGGGTCAGCCAATCCCCACTTGGATAGATGTGGAAACGAAACCTTTGTGCATCGTGTCACGGTAAAGGAAAAGCCACTTGCCATCGACGTGCTGAAAGCACTGGAATCAGACTTTAATGAGAGGAGTTATGAGGAGAAGTATGTGTCACAGGATGAGGTTCGCTTCATACAGCttctaaatgaaaaaattaagcAGAAAGGGGATGGCCACTTTGAGATCCCACTCCCTTTCAAGGGTAGTAGTCCACCAATTCTCCCAAACAACAAGAAACTGGCTACTGTTCGGTTGCAACACCTAAAGAAGAAGTTAATGAACAACAAACAGTATTTTGATCATTACACAGCCTTCATGGAAGAAATTCTCAAGATAGGTGATGCGGAGCCAGCACCGCCATTTTCTGACGACGAGACTGTGTGGTATATCCCACATCATGGTGTATACAACCCCAAGAAGCCAGAcaaattaagaattgtgtttgaTTGCTCTGCAAAGTTTCGTGGGATCTCTCTGAATGACACTCTACTGACAGGCCCTGACTTAATAAACCCTTTGCTGGGAGTTCTTTGTCGATTTAGAAGGGAAGCAGTTGCTGTGATCTGTGACATCGAACGGATGTTCCACCAATTCAGTGTCTCACCCGAAGTTCGCAACTACTTAAGATTCCTCTGGTGGGAAGGCGGACTGTTTGAAAGGGAACCTCAAGAATACAGAATAACAGTCCACCTTTTTGGGGCTGCATCCTCCCCTGGATGTGCCAACGTTTGTCTTAAGTATCTGGCACAGCAACACAAGGTGAATTACCCTGCTGCTTCAGCATTTCTGGAAAATAACTTCTATGTGGATGATGGGTTAACAAGTGTCCCAACTGTCAAAGAAGCAAAGAAACTCATTGTTGAAACACAGGAACTGTGCAAAGGAGCAGGGCTACGTCTGCATAAGTTCAATTCAAATCAAAGTGAGGTCCTCTCCTGTGTAGCTTCATCAGAAAGGGCAGTGAACACTGATCCTCTCAATCTTAAACCCTATCCTGCTGCAGGGGCACACATACTTGGCATTCAGTGGTCATCAGAAAATGACACCTTCGGCTTCAATACTAGTGTAAAGGATCACTCCCCAACACGCCGTGGTCTCTTATCTGTCATAGCATCTCTGTATGACCCACTTGGGTTCGTAGCTCCTTTCACACTAAGTGGCAAGCACATCCTTCAAGAACTGTGTTGTAGAGGTATTGGGTGGGATGATCCTATTCCTGAGAACTTGCGCTCACGGTGGGAGGAGTGGAAGAATGGTTTGCAGAGACTAAAGGAAATTGCAATTCCGCGATGTTACTATCCACAGAACTTTGGTGAAATTGTTAGAGTGGAATTACACCATTTCGCTGATGCCAGTAATGCAGGATATGGCTCATGTTCGTATCTCAGGTACCAAAACAACAGAAATGAGATTCATTGCAGCTTTGTAATGGCCAAAGCGAGAGTTGCCCCCACAAAGATTACAAGCATTCCAAGATTGGAACTCTCAGCTGCAGTCACCGCAGCCAGGATGAGTGTTATGCTGAAGGCGGAACTCGAGATGAAGATCGAGCAAGAATTTTTCTGCACAGACTCCCAAGTTGTACTTGCTTACATCAACAATGAGGCTCGACGTTTCCATGTATTTGTGGCGAACCGTGTTCAACTGATTAGAGAAATCACTGACCCAAATCAGTGGAACTATGTGGATACAGCACAAAACCCAGCTGATCACGCCTCTAGGGGTCTTCATGCTTCAGCCATCACTTCATCTAGCTGGTTATCAGGGCCTGAGTTTCTATGGGAACAGGATGTGCATCCTATGCCTAAGCCTTCTACTGAGCTGCTAACAGGGGATCCAGAAGTCAAATCCATTCAGGTGTTGTCAACCCAAATCAGTGACAGGAAGGACATTCTTAGCCGTCTGAGTCGATTTTCCACCTGGACAATGCTTGTTAAGGTGGTTGCCAGGATCAAAAGACTTGGGTCCAAACTTAAACATCATGGTGAAATTGTGACTGTCACGGAACGTAGAAAGGCTGCGGAAATGCTGTATCAGCTCGTTCAGCAGCAAGCCTTTCCCCAAGAGCTGAAGGCACTTCAAGAGAATTTTCATGGGAGTACTATTCTAAGTTCAAGTCCTCTTTTCCGCCTCAACCCCATTCTGGATGTGGGACTTCTACGTGTTGGTGGAAGACTAACAGGTTCGACCCTCAGTTCAGAACTAAAACATCCCATTATTCTCCCAAAAGACAGCCACATCACCAATCTGCTCTTAGCTCACTATCATGCCCAGGTCTGCCACCAGGGTCGGAGTCAGACCTTAATGGAGCTTCGGGCCAATGGATTTTGGGCCATAGGTGCAAATAAATCAGTCAGCAAGTTAATACACAGATGTGTGAAATGTCGTAAACTCAGACGACCAACTGAGGAGCAACAGATGTCTGAACTCCCAAGAGAATGCTGTGAAGTCTCCGCCCCTTTCACTTTCTGTGGAATGGATTGCTTCGGCCCATTTGTTACCAAGCGAGGTCGCAAAGAGTATAAGAGATATGGACTGATTTTTACATGCCTGTCTTCTCGTGCCATCCATCTAGAAATGCTTGATGACTTGTCAACAGACGTATTTATTAATGCTTTGAGGTGTTTTATCAGTCTTAGAGGAGCAGTTAGTCATCTACGCTGTGATCAGGGCACAAACTTCGTGGGTGCGAAGAATGAGTTTAAAGAAGCTCCCAAGCAATGTGATACAGAGGCTTTGAAAGCTTTTCTGGCAGATAAACAGTGTGAGTTCACTTTCAATGCTCCCTCAGCGAGTCATGCAGGTGGTGTGTGGGAGCAACAAATTCGGACCATTCGAAGTGTGCTGAATGTTACAGTTGCCCAGTGTTCAGGTAGACTAGATGATGCCTCCCTTAGAACTCTGTTCTACGAAGCAATGGCTATTGTCAACAGTCGTCCATTAAATGTTGATGGAATCAATGATCCCATGGCACCAGAACCCCTGACTCCAAACCACCTTATCTTGATGAAGTCAAAGGTAGCATTACCACCTCCAGGAAAGTTTGTCAAGGAGGATATGTACGCTGTAAAGAGATGGCGAAGGGTACAATATTTAACTGAACAGTTCTGGAGCCGGTGGAAAAAGGAATACCTCATGAACGAGTCCACTAGACAAAAGTGGCATGTACCCCGGCGCAACTTGAAAGTAAATGACATAGTCATCATCAAGGAAGATTCACTTCCAAGGAACCAGTGGCAACTAGGACGAGTGGTCGAGACAACAGAAGGGAGTGATGGCTTAGTGCGTCGAGTAAAAGTACAAGCTGGGGAGCGAAAATTAACACAGAAACAGACCCATTGCTCTAAGCCCACAATCATCGAACGACCAATCCAAAAGCTAGTGCTCCTCCTTGAAGATGAATGA